A section of the Candidatus Methylomirabilota bacterium genome encodes:
- a CDS encoding Xaa-Pro peptidase family protein gives MALHFPRAEFAARQAAARAALGEAGLDALVLFAQESLYYLTGFDSSGYVFFQCGVLTAAERPLVLLTRRPDLEQARRTSVIEDIRLWYDAEGANPALDLRAILADAGCRGGRVGVELATYGLTGANWERIRRALDGWCRVEDASDVVRTLRLVKSPAELAYVRRAAALADDALGAMVAATRPGAFEGDILTAGQSVIFRGGGDVAPSGPVLGAGERALLVRSSTGPEHLGERDQLTIEFAATYRRYNACLMRTLPVGGTDPRQARMFEVTRDALSAMTETATPGRPLGEIDEAHRRVYDAAGFGPARMAACGYSLGATYRPTWMDVPPMLYAGNPTTARPGMVLFLHAILADARAGLAMSLGHTIVISETGREVLSRLTPVYEACR, from the coding sequence ATGGCCCTTCACTTCCCGCGGGCCGAATTCGCCGCGCGCCAGGCGGCCGCGCGGGCGGCCCTCGGCGAGGCCGGGCTCGACGCCCTCGTCCTGTTCGCGCAGGAGAGCCTCTACTACCTGACCGGCTTCGACAGCTCGGGGTACGTCTTCTTCCAGTGCGGCGTGCTCACGGCGGCCGAGCGGCCGTTGGTCCTGCTCACCCGCCGGCCCGACCTCGAGCAGGCCCGCCGCACCTCGGTCATCGAGGACATCCGCCTCTGGTACGACGCCGAGGGCGCGAACCCGGCCCTCGACCTGCGGGCGATTCTCGCGGACGCGGGGTGTCGGGGCGGGCGAGTCGGAGTGGAGCTCGCCACCTACGGCCTCACGGGTGCGAACTGGGAGCGGATCCGGCGGGCGCTCGACGGCTGGTGCCGGGTCGAGGATGCCTCGGACGTGGTGCGGACCCTCCGCCTCGTCAAGTCGCCGGCCGAGCTGGCCTATGTCCGCCGGGCCGCCGCCCTCGCTGACGACGCCCTCGGCGCCATGGTCGCGGCCACGCGCCCGGGCGCGTTCGAGGGCGACATCCTGACCGCGGGCCAGAGCGTCATCTTCCGGGGCGGCGGCGACGTGGCCCCCTCGGGACCCGTTCTGGGCGCCGGCGAGCGCGCCCTCCTCGTGCGCTCGTCGACGGGTCCGGAGCACCTCGGCGAGCGAGACCAGCTCACCATCGAGTTCGCCGCCACCTATCGCCGCTACAACGCCTGTCTCATGCGCACCCTCCCGGTCGGCGGCACGGACCCGCGCCAGGCGCGCATGTTCGAGGTCACGCGCGACGCCCTCTCGGCCATGACCGAGACGGCCACGCCCGGCCGGCCGCTCGGCGAGATCGACGAGGCCCACCGCCGCGTCTACGACGCGGCCGGCTTCGGCCCCGCCCGCATGGCGGCGTGCGGCTACTCGCTGGGGGCGACGTACCGCCCGACCTGGATGGACGTGCCCCCGATGCTCTACGCCGGGAATCCGACGACCGCCCGGCCGGGCATGGTCCTGTTTCTCCACGCGATCCTGGCCGACGCGCGGGCCGGACTCGCCATGTCGCTGGGCCACACCATCGTCATCAGCGAGACCGGGCGCGAGGTGCTGAGCCGGCTCACGCCGGTCTACGAGGCCTGCCGGTAG